From Solibacillus sp. FSL W7-1464:
AGGCTGTCTTTCACACGTTCAGCAGTAGCGGCCAGCTTGTCGCCAACCATTGGAATTTTGTGAATTAAAGATTCCAAATCCTCTTTTGCACGTGAATATTCCTTTGCCGTGCGCAGACGTCCTAAAACGTCATGCAATGCCCCAACGTTCGGAGCAATCGACATTTCGTTATCATTTAAAATAACGATCATATTCGTTTTTTCATGACCAATATGGTTCAATGCTTCCAGTGCCATACCGCCTGTCAATGCACCATCACCGATAATCGGTACAACAAAGTTTTTGTCCCCTTTAATATCTCTCGCCGCAGCCATACCCATCGCTGCAGATAAAGATGTGGAACTATGCCCTGTTTCCCACATATCGTGTTCACTTTCGACAAGCTTCGGGAAACCGCATAGTCCTTTAAATTGACGCAATGTGTCAAATTGACTTGCCCGGCCTGTTAAAATTTTGTGGACATATGCTTGATGCCCGACATCCCATAAAAATTTATCCTTTGGACTGTTAAAAGCTTTATGCAGTGCAATCGTCAGCTCAACGACACCTAAATTCGGGCCAATATGACCACCCGTAATTGAACATTTTTCGATCAGAAAAGCGCGAATTTCTCCAGCCAGCGCTTCCAGTTGCTTTTTATTCAAGTCTTTCAAAAAGGATGGACTAGAAATTTTCGTTAAATCCATCTCATCCACACACCTTTTCATCAGTTTATTCACCGTTGTGATTTTTCTATTATATCAATGTACAATACAAGACAAAAGTTTAACACATTTTAGTTACTACGTCTCACAATATACTGTGCAAATTGTCGAAGCAATGTCGTATCAGTGTCGATTTTCTGCAATGCTTCAATCGCCAGCGCATAATGCTCATCCAGCTTTTGCTTTGCACCGTCCAATGTAAGTAAAGCAGGGTATGTACTTTTTTCGCTTGCCACGTCTTTTCCTGCTGTTTTCCCTAGCTGTTCCGAAGTTCCCTCAATATCTAAAATATCGTCTTGAATCTGGAAGGCTAAACCGATATGGTGCGCATATTCCACTAATGCTTCACGGTCAGAACTGCTTGCATTTGCCAGCACGGCACCTGCTTCGATACTAAAACGAAGCAATGCACCTGTTTTATTTACATGAACCGTTTCAAGCTCCTGTAAATTTAATAGACGTTTTTCTCCGTCCATATCAAGCACTTGTCCGCCGACCATTCCTTCAGCACCTGCTGCAACACTTAACAGGTTAACGAGCTCGATGCGTTTTTCAGCAGAAAGATTTTTTAGACGCGCGATAACACCAAATGCGATTGTGTTTAAGGCATCACCAGCCAATGTTGCCAATGCTTCACCATAAACTACATGGTTCGTCGGCTTGCCGCGGCGCAATTCATCATCATCCATACTTGGCAGATCATCATGGATTAACGAATACGTATGGATCATTTCAACAGCAGAGCCTACTGAATAACTTGCCTCAAGAGACTGATTATACATGTCGCAAACCGCCACAACAAATAACGGGCGAATTCGTTTGCCTCCTGCTTTTAATGAATACAGCATCGATTCTTTTAATTGTGCCGGTGCTTGTATCGATCCGACGAGTTCATACATTGTCGTCTCCAGCTGCGGAATATTATGATCAATAAACTGCTTTAACGTGTTTTCCATCTGTTAGTCTTCTCCATTTCCTTGTTGGAAAGCTTTCTTTTCACCATCTTCTCCAACGATTGAAATTAATTGCTGCTCTGCGTTTTGCAGTGTATCATGACAAAGTTTTGATAGTTCCATTCCCTTTTTGTAAAGATCAATCGCTTCTTCCAGCGGAACATCCCCTTGTTCAAGCTTACGTACAACTTCTTCTAATTCTGTCATTGCTGTCGCAAATGTCGGTTTTGTCACTTTGCTTCCCCTTCCTTTTGCACACGCTTTTTCTCAATTTTCGCTTCGGCATATCCATCCTGAAACGTCACTTGAATCACGTCGCCTTTTTCCAGCTCGTGAACTGATTTTACTACGTTTTCCTCTTTATATGCCACGCTGAAGCCTTTACTCATTAATGCGAGCGGATTTAACGCCTCCAGCATACGCAGCTGATTTGTAAAAGCGACTTTATTTTGTGCAAGCTGCTGCTGCATTCGATTCGTTAAAGTTTGCGTACGGTGTGCAAGCTGCTGTTTGGCTGCAGTTAGCTGATGCACCGGCGAATACAGCTTCATCTTGCTGTCTATTGCCTGCAGTTTTGATTTTTCATTCATCATATAAAGCTTCGTTGCATTTTGCAGTGATAAATCCACCTGAATTAGCCTTTCAATAAAAGGACGATATAATCGCTCAGGTGTTGCAAGCGGATAGGAATTTTGCAGTTTCGTTAAGCGATTGCGTTCGAAATTGAGCTTTGATGTCATCATTTGATGAAGAATCGACTGATGATGAAGTATTTGCTGATACAGCTGCTGCTGATTCGGGACAGCCAGTTCTGCCGCAGCAGTTGGTGTCGGTGCACGCAGATCCGCGACAAAATCAGCTATCGTCGTATCGGTTTCATGTCCGACAGCACTGATAACCGGAATGCGGCTTTCAAAGATCGCACGTGCGACAATCTCTTCATTGAATGCCCATAAATCTTCAATCGATCCGCCCCCACGACCAACAATGAGAACATCACAAAAGCCATGGCGGTTCGCTAAATAAATATTTTCAGTAATATTTGGCGCAGCGCCAGCTCCCTGTACGAGCGTCGGATAAATTAAAATTTCAGCCTGCGGATAGCGTCGGTTAATCGTTGTGCAAATATCGCGGATGGCTGCACCGGTCGTCGCTGTTAATACACCGATCGTTTTCGGGAATTGCGGAATCGGCTGCTTAAAATCCGGGTTGAACAAACCTTCTTTTTGCAGACGTTCCTTCAGCTGATTAAAGGCGACGAACAATCCGCCAATCCCGTCAGGCTCCATCGTCTGGGCATAAAGCTGATATGCGCCGCTCGCTTCATAGACATTCACATCGCCTCGTATAAAAACTTTCATCCCTTCTTCAGGTTTAAAAGAAAGTTTCGAAGCCTGTGAACGGAACATCGTCGCGTTAATCCGCGAACTGTCATCTTTCAGCGTAAAATAAATATGACCTGAACTATGTACTTTTACATTTGAAAGCTCTCCCGTTACGTACACATCACGTAAATGCGGATCGGCATCAAATTTTCGTTTAATATATTTTGTTAATGCTTTTACGGATAAATAAGAATTCGATGTCATAAACGTATTGCTCCTTTACGGTAGTTCTTTACTGTATTTATGCGTTTTTGATGCGACCAGCAAAAATGTCTGTTCAGCACTAAGTAACGCAAAAAAATCTTATAAGTATCTCTTATTGTACCCTATAAGCTAAAAATCACGATTTTGATCTACATCAAAATCGTGATTTTTGAAGT
This genomic window contains:
- a CDS encoding polyprenyl synthetase family protein: MENTLKQFIDHNIPQLETTMYELVGSIQAPAQLKESMLYSLKAGGKRIRPLFVVAVCDMYNQSLEASYSVGSAVEMIHTYSLIHDDLPSMDDDELRRGKPTNHVVYGEALATLAGDALNTIAFGVIARLKNLSAEKRIELVNLLSVAAGAEGMVGGQVLDMDGEKRLLNLQELETVHVNKTGALLRFSIEAGAVLANASSSDREALVEYAHHIGLAFQIQDDILDIEGTSEQLGKTAGKDVASEKSTYPALLTLDGAKQKLDEHYALAIEALQKIDTDTTLLRQFAQYIVRRSN
- the xseB gene encoding exodeoxyribonuclease VII small subunit, with the protein product MTKPTFATAMTELEEVVRKLEQGDVPLEEAIDLYKKGMELSKLCHDTLQNAEQQLISIVGEDGEKKAFQQGNGED
- the xseA gene encoding exodeoxyribonuclease VII large subunit, producing the protein MTSNSYLSVKALTKYIKRKFDADPHLRDVYVTGELSNVKVHSSGHIYFTLKDDSSRINATMFRSQASKLSFKPEEGMKVFIRGDVNVYEASGAYQLYAQTMEPDGIGGLFVAFNQLKERLQKEGLFNPDFKQPIPQFPKTIGVLTATTGAAIRDICTTINRRYPQAEILIYPTLVQGAGAAPNITENIYLANRHGFCDVLIVGRGGGSIEDLWAFNEEIVARAIFESRIPVISAVGHETDTTIADFVADLRAPTPTAAAELAVPNQQQLYQQILHHQSILHQMMTSKLNFERNRLTKLQNSYPLATPERLYRPFIERLIQVDLSLQNATKLYMMNEKSKLQAIDSKMKLYSPVHQLTAAKQQLAHRTQTLTNRMQQQLAQNKVAFTNQLRMLEALNPLALMSKGFSVAYKEENVVKSVHELEKGDVIQVTFQDGYAEAKIEKKRVQKEGEAK